A part of Sander vitreus isolate 19-12246 chromosome 8, sanVit1, whole genome shotgun sequence genomic DNA contains:
- the LOC144521784 gene encoding uncharacterized protein LOC144521784, translated as MSKLKFSSKTIHRQQKLLDAVLNPEVRLHRADVQQLSVVKAEVPPEQKEWSSSLDQEDPEPLPYIKEEQEELWINHEGEQLQGLEEADIKFPFTSVPVKSEDDDEEKAQSSQLHESQTEENREAERTEADGEDCGGPEPGRNSDPDSPLQLATHDKTSDSSESESQTDDSGDWEETRDPQSGLNSLQNNEEEPVSDVECNTGNTSVISSECAGSFGHNKHLQKHSGVQTGVKPFSCSVCGKRYLLKNSLTTHMKLHSEEKCYNCSVCKASFCTPSSLVKHMRIHTGEKPFSCSFCSKRFTQKQTLKRHLTVHMGDKPFSCSVCSKSFTQKVHLKQHLVVHTGEKRFSCSVCDRRFSRLSHVKSHKCVGESSRKK; from the exons ATGTCTAAACTTAAGTTCAGTTCAAAAACAATTCACCGACAACAGAAACTTCTGGACGCTGTTTTAAACCCTGAAGtccggttacacagagcag ATGTCCAGCAGCTGTCGGTGGTTAAAGCagaggttccccctgagcagAAGGAGTGGAGCTCCAGTCTGGACCAGGAGGACCCAGAGCCCCTCCCatacattaaagaggaacaggaggaactctgGATCAATCATGAGGGAGAGCAGCtgcaagggctggaggaggctgatatcaagtTCCCGTTCActtctgtccctgtgaagagtgaagatgatgatgaagagaaagctcagtcctcacagcttcatgaAAGCCAAactgaggagaacagagaggcagagagaacagaagctgatggagaggactgtggaggaccagaaccaggcAGGAACTCAGATCCAGATAGTCCTTTACAACTAGCTACTCATGACAAGACTTCAGACTCATCTGAATCTGAATCTCAGACTGATGACAGTGGTGACTGGGAGGAGACTAGGGACCCTCAGTCAGGTTTAAACTCTCTGCAAAACAACGAAGAAGAACCTGTAAGTGATGTGGAATGTAATACTGGAAACACATCAGTTATCTCCTCTGAATGTGCTGGAAGCTTTGGCCACAATAAACATCTGCAGAAACACTCTGGAGTCCAAACAGGAGTCAAACCATTTAGTTGTTCAGTTTGTGGTAAAAGATACCTTCTGAAGAACTCCTTAACGACTCACATGAAACTTCATTCAGAAGAAAAATGTTAcaactgctcagtttgtaaagcAAGTTTCTGTACACCTAGCAGTTTGGttaaacacatgagaatccacacaggtgaaaaaccatttagttgttcattTTGTAGTAAAAGATTCACACAAAAGCAAACTCTGAAACGACACTTGACTGTCCATATGGGGGACAAACCATTTAGTTGTTCAGTTTGTAGTAAAAGTTTTACACAGAAGGTACATCTTAAACAACACTTGGTCGTCCACACGGGGGAGAAACGATTTAGTTGTTCAGTTTGTGATAGAAGATTCTCTCGGCTCAGTCATGTTAAAAGTCACAAGTGTGTTGGTGAGAGCAGCAGAAAGAAATGA